The genomic region AACAGCAGCCGGCGCTGCGCGGCGGCCTGCCGGTACGCCGGCTTGTCGAGCAGCGTCTCGCCGCGGGCGTTGATCATCCGCGCGCCGGCCTTAGCGTCCTTCATGAACCACGGCACCAGACCCCAACGGTAGACACCGAGCTCGCGGCCGGGACCGGCAGTGCTGTGCGCGTCGACAACGCCATACACCGGGTCGGCCGGGGCCACGTTCCAGCTCGGCGGCAGCTCCTCGCCGCGCGCGTGGCGGGCGCCGTAGAGCGCCTCGACGTCGACGCGGGCCTTGGTGTTGGCGTAGCGACCGCACATGCGTTCATCCTCCCCCCGTTGCTCGTGCTGGCCGTACTCGTGCCCTGGGACGCGATCACCACTGCGCGTCCCGCACGTGGCACGAAGGACGGCCGTTCTGTGCAGGTCGTCGGCGAGCGCTTGTACGTGGTGGCCACCAGCCAGTACGCGGTGGAGCTGGTCCTCACCCGCCCGCTGACCGTCCGGCTGCCGCGAGGCGACGCTCGAGGTGACCTCGGTCCGCCTCTACGCCGACGACCCGGCGGCCCCTCCTGACTTCCGTCCGCACCCACCTCGCCGCCGACCGCTAGGCCAGGCCGTAGCCACCACCGCCGGCGGTCTGGATGTGTACCCGGTCGCCGGCTGACAGCGTCAGGCGCGACATGGCGGGCAGTTCGACCTCCTCGCCGTCGAGGACCGCGCGCACGACCGCAGGTCGGCCCGGCTCGCCACCGTCGAGTCCCCACGGTTGCCGGTCGACCCTGGCGGTGGCCACCACGGTGACGGCCTCGCCTTCGGTGAGCTCGAGCTCTCTGATCAGGCCGGCCCCGCCGCGGTGCCGGCCCGCGCCGCCGGTGTCACGAGCGACCTCGTACCTGCGCACGAGCAGGGGGTACTCGCGCTCGATGACCTCACACGGCGTGTTCCTGGTGTTCGTCATGTGGGTGTGCACCGCGTCCGCCCCGGCGAGGAGCGGATGCGCTCCTTGCCCGCCGCCGTAGGTCTCGACGTAGGAGAAGTACTCCCCGGTACGCGGGTGCCGGCCGCCGACCGTGACGATGCTCATGCTCCCGCTACTCGCCGCGGGCACCCGGCCGGGCACGATCGCCTGGCACGCACCGAGGAGAACGTCGACGATGCGCTGCGCCGTCTGCGTGTTGCCGTTCGCGACCGGGGCGGGAAACCGCGCCGATACGACGCTTCCCGGCCGCGTGGTGACGGTGATCGGGCGCAGCAGACCGGCGTTCGACGGCAGCGTCGGGTCGGTCAGCATCTTCACCACGTACGCGATGCACGCCTCGGCGATGGCGGAAGAACAGTTCACCGCGCCGTCGACCTGGTCGGCGGACGCGGTGAGGTCGACGTCGAGCTCGCCGCCGTTCTTGCGGGCGGTTGCCACGATGGGGATGTCCGCGCGACGCGTACCGGTGTGCTCCAGGTAGTCGGTGAACGTGCCGGTGCCGTCCGGTAGCTCGGCCAGCGCCGCGCGGGTGCGCCGTTCCGCGTACTCGACGAGCGCGAGACATGCCTCGTGCAGGCCCTGGACACCCCACTCGGCGACGAGCTCACGGAGGCGACGGGCACCGAGCTCGTTGGCGGCGACCTGAGCCATCAGGTCGCCCCGGGTCTTCTCGTGCGTGCGGACGTTGGCCATCAGCAGCCGTAGTACGTCGGAGCGCGGCCGGCCGCCGGCGATCAGCTTCATCGGCGGGATCCTGATGCCCTCCTGGAAGATCTCGGTCGTGTCGGCGGCCATCGACCCCGGAGTACTCCCGCCCACGTCGACGTGGTGGGCCATGTTCGCGACCAACGCCACCAGTTCGTCGCCGTCGTGCACCGGCGTGATGACGCAGGTGTCGGGCAGATGGGACCCGCCGAGGTACGGGTTGTTGGTGATGAGCACGTCGCCCGGCCGTAGCTGTGACCTGCCGACGTCGGCGACCGCCGCGTTGATCAGCGACGGCATCAACCCGAGGTGGAGTGGGATGTGTTCGGCTTGCGCGATCAGCTCCCCGTCGGGTGCGTAGATGCCGGCGGAGCAGTCGCGCCTGTCCTTGATGTTCGGTGAGTACGAGGTGCGGATGAGCGCCGTGCCGACTTCTTCCGCGACCGATTCCAGCCGGTGCCTGGCCACCTCCAAGGCCACCAGGTCCAGTCGGGTGGCGTGTCGCGCGGACTGGTCCGTCATGTTCCCTCCGCTTCGATGCGCAGGAACCCGTCCGCGTCGGCGGTGCACCGTTGCCCGGCCGCGACGACCACGGTGCTGTCCAACTGCTCCACGATGAGCGGGCCGGCCAACGGAGTG from Streptosporangiales bacterium harbors:
- a CDS encoding SOS response-associated peptidase produces the protein MCGRYANTKARVDVEALYGARHARGEELPPSWNVAPADPVYGVVDAHSTAGPGRELGVYRWGLVPWFMKDAKAGARMINARGETLLDKPAYRQAAAQRRLL
- a CDS encoding hydantoinase B/oxoprolinase family protein produces the protein MTDQSARHATRLDLVALEVARHRLESVAEEVGTALIRTSYSPNIKDRRDCSAGIYAPDGELIAQAEHIPLHLGLMPSLINAAVADVGRSQLRPGDVLITNNPYLGGSHLPDTCVITPVHDGDELVALVANMAHHVDVGGSTPGSMAADTTEIFQEGIRIPPMKLIAGGRPRSDVLRLLMANVRTHEKTRGDLMAQVAANELGARRLRELVAEWGVQGLHEACLALVEYAERRTRAALAELPDGTGTFTDYLEHTGTRRADIPIVATARKNGGELDVDLTASADQVDGAVNCSSAIAEACIAYVVKMLTDPTLPSNAGLLRPITVTTRPGSVVSARFPAPVANGNTQTAQRIVDVLLGACQAIVPGRVPAASSGSMSIVTVGGRHPRTGEYFSYVETYGGGQGAHPLLAGADAVHTHMTNTRNTPCEVIEREYPLLVRRYEVARDTGGAGRHRGGAGLIRELELTEGEAVTVVATARVDRQPWGLDGGEPGRPAVVRAVLDGEEVELPAMSRLTLSAGDRVHIQTAGGGGYGLA